The Shewanella sp. MTB7 genome includes a window with the following:
- a CDS encoding lipase family alpha/beta hydrolase, translating into MNRPKLVLVHGIFNTGRVMDWMKRQFESQGFDCFAPTLAPFDGRDGVELAAENLKQQIHNRFGYEREIAIVGFSMGGIVARYYLQQLEGHLRTTHLFTISSPHRGSYMAYLPYPSKAFKQLRPNSELLSLLDETVSTVSELSLFSYSARIDYTVAPSRSHWPVAVNKQFNVYLHMSMIFSHQVVDDILEELNHCP; encoded by the coding sequence ATGAATAGACCAAAGTTAGTTTTAGTACACGGTATTTTTAATACTGGCAGGGTGATGGACTGGATGAAGAGACAATTCGAGTCTCAGGGCTTCGATTGTTTTGCCCCTACCTTAGCTCCCTTCGATGGCAGAGATGGCGTTGAGCTTGCTGCTGAAAACTTGAAACAGCAGATCCACAATCGTTTCGGATATGAGCGAGAGATCGCTATTGTTGGCTTTAGTATGGGGGGAATAGTTGCTCGCTATTATCTGCAACAGTTAGAGGGGCACTTACGCACTACGCACTTATTCACTATCTCAAGCCCCCATCGTGGCAGTTATATGGCTTATCTTCCCTATCCGTCAAAAGCTTTCAAACAGCTTAGGCCGAACAGTGAATTGTTAAGCTTACTAGATGAGACGGTCAGTACAGTGAGTGAACTGTCGCTTTTTTCCTATAGCGCAAGGATTGATTATACCGTTGCGCCGAGTCGTTCCCATTGGCCTGTGGCAGTGAACAAGCAATTTAACGTCTATCTACATATGTCGATGATATTTAGCCATCAAGTTGTTGATGACATATTAGAGGAATTAAATCATTGCCCTTAA